In Apis mellifera strain DH4 linkage group LG1, Amel_HAv3.1, whole genome shotgun sequence, the sequence TTAATCTCTCATGGACGAAGATAGTTTATTTTCGcaatttcagaatatttgaaattgttttcgataaaaattccacgaagaagaaagaaagaaagaaagatttacttttttcatcAACGATTCAGGTAGAAGATGGACaaacaacaaaattttatcaactaatactaaaactttttatttacagatattgtgaattatttatacgaaagAGAAGTTGGAAagagtatttttcttttttgtcatGATACGAATCGTATAACTCATCGCGAAAAATGGATATCGACGATTTTATTCGACGTGCGTTTCCACGAACTATTTCACCAGCGATGGAGGAGTGAAAAACCAGCGTGACGAAAGGGGAACTTCTACCTGgccgattttgaaaaattcgacgTGTCCAGAGGCTACAATGGCCACGGCACGGAACGAATCGTGTTTTCCAAACAGCATATCCTTCATCGAAATGCGTTGGTTCTCCGAGCGCGCTCAAAGATCGCCGCAAATGGCCGGTCCACGGTGAAAAGTGAAAATCTACGCAATATCTCATCCGCAAAATGGGCCCGGGGACCGTCATTTATCGCTCGATCCTCCCTCGATAACGGAAGAAAAATACGATAGTTCGTTCGCCTCTTCGAGGGTCGCGCATTATCGATGCCTGCATTTTTTTGTTCGACAGGAAAAAACGTTTCGAATGGCTCTAGGATCgtgacaattaataaaatggtcTCCTCTGTGGAGGACCATTTCGAATATCTACGAGTTTTGTGGGTGGTCTGTTTTAATCCACCAGCAAATGTCGCCTGATTAATCAAGTATGCGCAATGTGTTCCAATATGATAAACTTTAAATCGCTTCATTGAGGTATTTTCTAAATGAATGGTTTCCTGTCGATCATCAATCAATGTAaagaattagattattattgctgaaaaaaaaaaaagaaagaaaacttatATAACTATCTATCCTCGTACAGGAATGAGcaatgtgaaattaaaaattcttcagaCTATTGTACGCacaatttttcttggaaatattCTTTACGCGGCAAGTCTATCATTTATCGGTAATTTAAAATCGTCACGTAAGAAGACTCGTGCTGAAATCGAAAGGATAACGATACGTAGATTAGAATCAAAATTTCAGAGCAATGAATATTCCAGCTGGAAACACAAATTATCCCTATCTCCTTGACCCAACTTTAACTTTAATGGCCAACgacaaggaaaggaaaagcaTCTCCGGATGTCCCGAAGAATTCTGGCGAGGCAAAGGGTCACGGTGGCGGTCGATCTTGTATCGCAGCCAAAAGGGCGATCCACGGCAGAAGCGAACACAGTAACGAACTGTCTCTCAACGGTTAGCATGCGGCAATTAATCAACccgcaataaattaattgccgCTCGGCCAGGAATTAATTGCCACCCCGGCAATAATTATGGCCAACGCAGAAATAATTATCGTGGGCAACGCGATgatctctctccccctcctcctctccccagCACGACGATAATCCCTCTCGTAATTCGATGCGTGCTTAAtatctcgatcgatcctccTGCCGTTCCTCCTCATCTGTCTCGATTCGcttttaatttcgatgaaaagaGTGACcgtgataaataaatgtaagtcGTGGagagaatcgtttcgaaacgtttcGTGCGTTTAATGCATCCGCGACAAGGAATGTCGAATCGCCAGCCGTTGTTTTATTACGCAGTTTTATTATCCCAAATGAGGCGAGTGTCGCTCGTTAATTGGGCCAACGACGGTGAAAGATGTTGGTCAAGCACGATTGAGCTGAACGAGAATCGTTTTATCTAATCATCTTGCTGATAGATTTTCAAGAAGGAATTTGTATCTCGagcgatattataaatattggaggatgaaaattagaaaaggtttgattttttgaaaaaaatcttctctctCGGAAGagcgatataaaatatgttataaaccTTTACAGAGTGAAAATGATGGATATAAGGAGAATGCAGGTTTTGAAATTGCGTTGGAATTACATTTTGAGGTGTTaagggaaggagaaagagaaatttcatGGAAATGTATTACCAGGAACGGGTCAATATTTCAATCCACCGCGGTATCTCGCCACGAATTTAAGCGTGTACTCCTCGACGTTCAACTTCCGGTTGGAGAAACGCATCGTTGCACGAGGGCGCAGTAGCCGGCAACAGAGGGAGCCACtgaatatcaaaatgaaatctcagaggataataaatattcggtTATCGCGGTTAATCGAGTTATCGTGTGATACAGAAACGATGAGCTGGTCTTGTTGGCCAGCCACGATCCACGAAAATActcgttgaaaaattcgaatctattgcttgaaaataaaatgagaagACCACCAAATAAATCCTTCGAGGtttaatggattaaaaaaatattccaaaaatttaattcactcTGAAAAAACTTTCGAAGAAATTACACTGTTGGAAATATACTtgcaagaaaattgatttcacgTGGCACAtctcatattaaataattcttcgattaTCCAGACGAGCGATCGAGCTTCTACAATTACTCGTTGCTTCGATCTGCCCTTAATCCTGGTTACGAAACGAGTCGAAGTATCTCGAATGCATTATTTCACCAACGTCTCTGTACCCGGTTCCCGTATCATCGTGTATCGAGTATCTGTTCGGCTGGTGAACCATCcttgtgtgtatatgtgtgtgtatgtgtgtacacTTAATAAAGTAGAGGTGTGGAGTTGCGCGATAGCGGCTCGCGGAAGTTATGTCCGACCGGAATCGCTGTTAGGTACTCGGCGCGGCAACGTTTGCTGAATTATCGCCGGTCGAAGGCTGCATATAATACCAGGACGCACTCTGTTTCCCGGCTACCGCCGATCCCCGCcacgattattttcaatcctCGTAGAAATTGAATGCGATTCGAACTTTTAAAGCGTTTAAAATCCAATTATGAGTATTTCTCCCTTCTGGTATAAACTCTTCTTGGGTTTACTTCCTTTTATAAATTGGCCCAAATAATTAGATAAGCGATTGGAGATGGAATTAAATaggatttctaataataaattttaattaacgaaaaattgaaattgtagaattttaaaaaaaaggggaggaaaaaagatcTATTAGTAGGAAAAAATCAGTTAGCAGGAtggaataaattcgaaagCTTCGCTTTCTCTCTCCCGTTCAAGAATAACGAGAAGCAGTCACTGTTTGTAAACGATTTCGTTTACCCAACGATGATACCCTGGCCATCGTTATTTCTGGCCGATATCTCTGATCGATAAACTCTGTGGTGCGTAAGagtaaatacattttatcggTGCAAATACTCGGGCGGGCGTAGATAGCGAGCGAAATATGGCGATTCTCCACGATTTTCACCGACAAGGacaatttttctccccccccgAGTTCTCCGTTTACCTTTGATTAAATCATTTCATCAAACATGGTTCCCGCTGTGATCTATAATCGAGATTGGAGAAGAgtttggaagagagagagagcctgGCCATCAGATAAAATCTGATGGATGCTCCTCGCCAATTCTCTCCGTGACGTATCTGCGGATATAATTCAAGGACTATCGCGTGATTTCGCACGATTGCACCGAGTGAGAGATAATCAGAAAGTCGTTTGAGAAAAATGCGATCAACAATTCGAagtcccaaaaaaaaaagaaaggaaagttgCAGGAAATCGAGTCTTTAAGAggagtttaaaattttctcaagttatttttctttcttcatcttttacgcaaattgtaaataaatcacTTTTTACGTTCCTAAAGGAATCATAGTGATGGGAAAGAAAATCGagactcaaaaaaaaaatggaggagaATCAATAGAGGAACGTTTCTCCAGAACGTTGCTTCTGCGAAAATGGCTGCTTATTAGAGGCAAATTGGCACCTTCTTTTCCAACTTGATGCCGTATTGTTGCTCGATTACTCGAGAAATCGATGCACGAACACGGGTATAGCCTCGCCTCgaccaattatttttaaaaagataacatCTTTTAACGAGGAAGAAAGATCAATTCGTATAGAATAATAAGAGGATGTTGAAGAAAATCATAATCGCGATGCATCCAAATCGATAACGTTAATTTCTCTTTccgacgaagagagagagacaatttttcttcaaaaaaaaaaaaacgagactGACCGTCAGAAAATTAcaagttgaaaagaaaaatttatgccCGACTCGGCTTAATTACGTGTCACCGGGTTGATATCGTAGTTAAATACGATAATAAGTCGCTATAAAAACATTGATGGTAAAAAATGCCGCTCCCGTGCTATTTGTTCATAATCAACGACTGATAATATTTTCGAGTATGCGGGAAAAGTTTGATTTGTGGCTTGTCCGCGCTATTATTAATCAACGATTGCCGATTCGATATCGAGTCGGtttaaattacgaaatataatgttttataatgataactCTTtcgttatacaatattaaaagatagatattttaatcgaaatgcTGTATaagaaaacgagaaaagaaggaaaagaacaaagaaaataaattaagaaagcgAAGAAATTGcgaagaatatagaatatatcaaaatcCATTCGAAAGATTCGAATGGACGATTAAATGCCACACGATATCaatccaaatttatttttcaaactcgTCTCGTATTTCGCTAACGAACCGCACACTCTAATTCCAGACAAAATTACTATTTACCACAGATAATAACCGATCCGTTGAAAACTGCAACCACTCGTCCCATCACGAGCTAATCCATCCGCCGCTTTCAAATACCATTACCGCAAATTAGCCGGGAAAACAAACATTTAATCCTCTAAACGagcactctctctctctctctttctccctctggTCGTCTGGCTCGCATTTATCCGGCATACAATTAAAATCCACGGGTCAGTTAATCGGTGTGGCTGCGTCGAccaagagaggagagaggaacgAGAGCGGTCTGCCTACGAATCGGAATTCGGCTTCGTTTTAATGCACATACGCGGGGATACTAACGAGCACGTGGATGCTCGTTAACGCGAGAATGCAAGATAGCCCGCGTTAACGAAATTTACGGAGGGAGTAACCGGTAACGAGTTTGGGTATCGAAGCCGATCGAAGGCACTCTTAATCCACGGATCTCGAGGTTCGTTTCGAGGAGGAACGAGGTGGAGGATATTTCGAGGAAGGATGTTTCTCGATGCTACGGATTTCTGGAgatgatttaagaaaaaaaagatacggaAAAAGGAAACGTTATCTTATAATCTGGCGATTTCGATGATGAGATATTCATATCATACGCGAAAGACGGTGTTGGATATTCACTCGCAAGAAAGTTTACTATCTTTTCCTTATTATGTTTcttgcataattattttaaatcagaaTCGGAGGAGAAAAGTTCATCATCAATGATATATCGccttataatttacaattcgtTGTGAATTCGAATCGTAAATGTTgtcgaataaatattctttggaCAGTCGctgtttaatttctataaatgacATATAATTTCAACCGGAGGAAGCCTTAAAAGGTTTTGCACGCGCTTCGCGACACATTGGCAAGATACCATCCTGGTTAGGGTTCGATCGGATTAGCATAGGTTTCCGCGTTCTGCCGAGGAAAAGGCGCGTCGTGAATCCGGAATTAATCGGAAATAAATAGCACTTTTGCCAATGGAGAGAGAATGATAAAACGGCAAAGCCGATATGTATTATTACGGGGATCAAGAATCAAGACTTGTGCGCAAACAAGTTCCTTAAACGGGCGAATAAAAAACAACTTTTCCCCGTGTAACGTGAAAACCGTTCTATAACTTCATTAAAGAAACGagtaaattattatccatCTCGTGAAAGGAGATGGAAACAAAAGCGGGGAGAATTTTAATCTCATCTTTGATTCTAACGAGGCACGTcttgtgaaattataaattacgaggaatcgaaattaaatttctatcgatCATCTTTGTTTTGTCACCCCGACCGATCAAGAGGAAATCTAAGAGGAGTTGCGAAGGGTTTCTGCGCGTGAAAATCGCTGTTAAAACTCGCGAAGGAAGTCACGGATCGATGTTGACGCACTTTAACTTAACCCGACCGACGATTTACGAGCTGacatttttctcctcccctcctcccctccttttttcctcctctctctctctctctctctggttgCCTCCCTATCCGCTGAAAGATCGGCACATAATGAGGCTTAACGATCGCCCCGAGAGCACGTTGACGCGCAACCGACCTCCTCACGAACCCGACGAAAAATGAATACTTGATTCACGGCGCGCATGCACGCCACCGTTCTCCATCGCGGAGGAAAAAGCAGCGTGGGGTGGAATCGATATTCCCGCGGTGCTCCTTCGTCCCTTTCCCCCCAAGGCCGGACCCCTTCTGCATCTCGCTCTTCCGCTTCCTGTTTGCACAACTCATGCTGCGTGACGAATCGCCAATCTTGATTGAACGAGAGCCAGAAGAAGGATCATTTAATCTCGTTCACGagtcattaaaatattgttcaatatcGTTCGGCGAAATATTAATCTCGATCGAGccagaagaattaattttgtttaaacggTAGTCGAGTATGTACTCGCGACGAATCGCCAATCAGTGGgggagaatattttaattcggaATACTTTTATTGCGGATTATAGAgacagaattttattttgacgaAGCATCTCGAATCGTATTGTGCACCTCGAAGatgttttgtaatttatcgCAACAAAAATCTCCAACGTTTTATGGATCTGTAAATTATTTGCCGAGATTCTTTTCCCTTCGTTAAACCGATTAGTCGCAGCGGTTCAACACCGAGATTGGACCTATCTATCTTGCCACTTGACcttgatttctttcttcgccAGAGCCTTCACCTTTGATTAATCAAGATTGATACGCGCAAGTTCCATTCgctaaaatattcgaaacaaaaagaaatctttggCTCAACGGCGAAACGAGATAAAAGGCAAACAAGGCAACGATTTGTTTCCCcgtaattcgaaattaatcggAATTACACGGACCGGAATTCAACTACCACGTTCCTCGTTTCCATTCAATTGAATATGTATGAGAGTAATGAGGAATTGctcgaagaggaaaaaaaaaacaagagaggagggggaggagaaaaaaattggctCGATCCAGTGGTCGATTAATAATGCACGCGAGACTAGTCGGAAGGCATTAGCCCCGTTTCTCCCATAACTCGCCGTTAAAGATGAAATCGGATAGATAGACAGGCCTGTATCGAATGGGGATTGTTACAACGTGGTGCATTACCGTAATAGAGGCGATCATAGCCTCACGATTGATTTATCCAATGCCCGGAAAACGATCGCGAAACAACACGAAACGTTTTGCGGACGAACGCTCTTGGGCCGTGCCCGATCAAAGGAATACTTAaggaaacgagaagaagaaggtacGAAAATACTGagcagaagagagagagagaagaggatcgAATTGGCGAAGACGAACTCTGTAGAGGTAGAGGCCGGTGCGCGAGGAAAGCTGGCAGTTTGGAGCCGAGAGAAATGAACGAAGTATATAAGAAGGAAGCTCGGGGGAAGAGAAGCTAAACGTGGTAGGAGCTAAGAGCCGGATCATCTAAGAGCCAGATAGAGGAATCAGAAAGAACAGGCGGAACGTGCTGGAGacaggaggaaagagagaagaagaagagagagagagagaagcgagaTGAAAGGAGAGGGTTAAAAGTGGAGGAGCGGAGGGACGAAGACAATCTGGAAAGCCAACGCGATAATGTCTGGAGGGGATGAATCGAGcgcgaggaggaagaagaccGAACGCCGTCCGACTAAAAAGGACAAGCGAACACAGGGGCAGCGTACTGGATCATCGGACGAAGCGGTTAGAGGAGCCAGAAGTAAAACGGAGAACGTTCCGTCCAGgtggaaggaagaagagatgGTGGTGGTCggcgaagggagagagaaggagaaggagaaagagagagagagagagaaagagagaaggtaTAAACGGAATAAACACGAAGAGACCACGGGGAGACCGGAGGTCTGCGACTGCGGGTGCGagtagaggaggaggaggaggcggaggGGGGATATAGGCGATACGGCGAGATCCGAGGTGGAAGAGGAACAGAGAGGGTCGGGAAAGGTGTTGGAACGGGAGTAGGAAGGATAAGTTGGGCAGAAGAGGGGAAAGCGAGTTGTGGGTTGCCTATCAGCACTTGGTTGCACGGAGTGGTGGAAGGTTGGGCGGTTACAGGTTGGCAAGTTCTCGTGGCAGCCGGCAGATGTCGAGTGGTCGCGCCCCTAGACAGGGTCTTCACCCCTGAAAAGGTCAGCTCAGGGGCGTAGCGGTCGTGGAATCGACGCCCAGAAACGCCCATCGTCGACCCTCCCGCCGCTTCCTCGCCGCAGACGCTTCGCGGCAACCAACTGGACAACCAGCCCGGCCTGGATCCACAGCGTCGCACAACGGTTCCGTTGAAACCCGCGTCTACCAGCGCCGTACACAAGGAACACAGAACTCTTCTCCACGTTTCGTCGTCGGCCGTCATCTCGTCGAGCGCCGTGTCTCTCCTCGccccgattattattattcgtcgcCCTCGCCACGTTGACGAGCCCCTGGCCTCGGGGCTCCCGCCTCGGTTTACCTCCTCGTTCCAACGGTGCGGCGTTTGGTGCGCGTTCTGCTCGTTCCGTTCGATCTCCACGCTCTTTCCACGTTCGACCTGGTTTCGAGGGGCCATCCGGGTTGAAGGAGGGGCGCGAAAGTGAGAGTGCGATGGATTATGGACGTATCGAGAGGAGTTCAAGGCGGTACGACAGGTCAGTGATGCCTAGGGACCTCGGCGAGGACGATACCACGGCTCGTACTCGGTTCGGCTGCCGGTCCAAGTAACGAACTGGCGCGGTGGATGAGGCACGAGTGGACCGGTTCTTAGTGCGTAGCCCGCTCGAACAGGTAGTTTCGCGATGAAGATGGGAGATAAATACGAAACTCATCGTGGCAACCCGTCATGAACTGGGCTGAACAGTGTCCGTCGGCAAGATACGCTTACGGGGGAAGAGTACGGTTAGAGTGATCGGGCCAGCAACAGAGTAACTGAGGCGCGTGTGAAATATTTCCAAGTTTCCggcgagaaaaggaaaagtgcGTAGAATTGTACATTGCGATACTATGCGATTGACGAGGTACAGGGAAGGATCCCGAGTTAATGATCCATTCCGGACGGCCGATGAAAGGACAGGTGTCCCGTGCGAAAATGACGATCCCTCCTGGAAGCGTGCAACGGACGGAATCCGTTAGGTAGGTACTCGAAACTTGTCCCGGACTTGTCACACCGACAAGCGGAACGAAGGATAAAACGGGAAGAGACGGGAAAGAAGAGTCCTCGACCTCGTCGTCATGGGAGGATCAAGAAAGTCGAGCGAAGCTTaacttcctctcctccttcttcttcttcttcttctctttcttcttcttctgcttcttcttctttccgaTCGACTCGACGAGGTGCGCAACGGAGAAATTATTCGgttccgagagagagagagagagagaggaggaagggaaaagagcaaaaataaaaggagaaaCTAAAGAAACACGTGGAAACATGTCGAATACGCCACCCGAAGGATCGACCGGTTTAGATTCGAACGATCTCCACCACGAGATCAGGCAGAATCACCTGGCGACACGGTTGGAACTCGACGACTCTGAGAAGCGCGATCAGATACGAGGAAGTGACGCAGGCAACAACCCTGACAGCGATTGCGAAAGCGACACCAGCGAGGTGTTGAGCGTCGGTAGCGAGCCGACGCCCACCAGCGTCGTCGGAATCCGTGGTTGCGGCTCGGTCAGGTACGACCAGGAATCGGCGAGCAGCCGTGGTGGTGATTTTCGTGACGAGGAGAACACGAGGACATCGGCGACACCATCGCCTTCTAGCTCGACGAGCTGCAACGACGCGTTCTATCAGAGGACGACTAATCACGTCCCGGCACCCAGTCCACCGGCCTACAGTCAACCACCTTCGTCGCCCACCGCGTCCTCGGTCAGGTCGCCGGCTTCCTCCTCGGCCACCGCCTCCTCCCCGGGCCGGCCCGAGGCTATCCAAGACGTCATAGTGCCCAGGTATCAGTCGAGTCATCCGCCGCATTTGTTACCGCGTTATTCCTCGAGGGAGACCGAGATCCCCGATTACCCGGCTCGCGTCCAGCACAGTCTGAGCCACGAGATCGTTTACCCGACCGTGGACAGGTTGCACAGGACCCCGATCAGCGTCCCACTGGTCACCAGATTGTCGTTGTCGCCACCGTCGGCCATGACGGTCGCCGGCCTCCAGGCCACCACCCCTGTCCTCCATCCAACCGCGTGCAGGGATCCACGGGAAACGGCCTCGTTGATGCCGCACCCGGGCCAGCAACACTTGCACCACGCCAACAGCCACGTCCACCTTCACCAGACGTCCCAGGTGCAACACGTACCCGCAAACTCGGTGCACCAGCACCGACTCTCGGTCAGCAAGATCCTTCAGAGGGAGCCTCCCGGCAGCCCTGCCTCGCCCGGCCCGAGGGAGGAGAACGGGAGAACGATCCACGGTGGCGCGAACGGTGTTCAGAATAATGGGATCAATAACAGTAACCACCATAACAatcacaacaacaacaacaacaacaacaacaacaacaacaacaacaacaatctgCAGCACCAGGCCGGCTTGAAGTTCAGTATAGACAACATATTGAAAGCGGACTTCGGCAGGAGGATCACGGATCCCATTTCGTTGAAGAAGTCGCGGCCGAAGAAGGTCAGCTCGAGGCCCATCGACCTGACCAAGGACTTTCTAGAGTCGGCCACCGAGGCCACCGAGAAAAACAGCTCGGAAACTAGCTCGACGACCAACGCCACGTCCGGTGGCGTTACGACCGCCAATCCTGCCTCCAACACGCCCGGACCACCTGTAACCGATCCTGGAAAGCAGTTGCCTTGGCCTGCCTGGGTCTACTGCACCAGATACTCGGATCGACCTTCCTCCGGTGAGTTTTCTTTGCATCTATTCTTCTCTATGTATTCTTCCACGAACGAAAATAACGTGaaatgatctttttttaacgatcgacGGTGTGTAGAAACTTATAAACAGATGATAAAGTATCGTTATTCGATCTTCAAGAGTAAAAAAATGCCAACTATTTGGATATCCGTATTGCATAACGGCGGATCCTTATGCaacgaatttttacaaatttttacaacGGTCTCGCGTTACGTAATACACTGTCCTCGAATCGATAGGAAGAGATATGCACACAACGAATATAACGAGTTTGAAAGATAGATATCCGTTTGAACGGTGGAGATAAAGCAAACGGTATTAATCGACGATGCTTTTCCGCCTCTCGTGATTCGACATTTACCGTTTACAAAAAATCCGACCGAtctttttcgaacgaaaattacGACGAACTAATGGATCGGGccgataatgaaatttctcaTTAGGCCCAATGGATATAACACGATTTCGAATAGTCGAAAGTTCATCGGCTTGGATTCAACGgtatgaaagaataatatgtTTCTCGGCCACGGGAAAGAAATCGTTGTTACGTAATACGGTTACGGTTCTACACTCGTTCCGTCACGATCtcgacaattttatttagattatcgGCAGCTGGATGCTTTTTATAAACAGCTGAGTTGTTAACTAATTATCCCACGGGTTCCGGCAAAATAAAACCACCGTTGGCTCGACATTGGCCCGTAACGTAACGCGAATAATTCTCATTCTCACGATTCATTCCTCACGACGTAATAAGGGATGACCGATTTTAATTGAGATATTGATAATTCAACGAGACAGCGGAGAAAAAGAAGCGAGACCGATCCGTGAATCCCACGCTGTACAACACGCAAGCAAGAGAGATGGTtgttttcatcgatcgatcgattaagaTGTAGGTTTAATTAGCGCGACAAGACGTATGATTTCACGTAAAAATTACCATTCGAGAGTCCATCCCCGCTCCATCAATTTCTATTCCTTGAATATTCAACGAGCAGTTTTCAAAGCGGGCAGACGGACGACCGGGATAACCGATCGAAACTTCCTTCCTATTAAACCGGCTAATTAGAGATTTATTTTGTCGCGTAGGGAGCCGCCGTTGGCGGGA encodes:
- the LOC100577365 gene encoding homeobox protein invected isoform X2; its protein translation is MSNTPPEGSTGLDSNDLHHEIRQNHLATRLELDDSEKRDQIRGSDAGNNPDSDCESDTSEVLSVGSEPTPTSVVGIRGCGSVRYDQESASSRGGDFRDEENTRTSATPSPSSSTSCNDAFYQRTTNHVPAPSPPAYSQPPSSPTASSVRSPASSSATASSPGRPEAIQDVIVPRYQSSHPPHLLPRYSSRETEIPDYPARVQHSLSHEIVYPTVDRLHRTPISVPLVTRLSLSPPSAMTVAGLQATTPVLHPTACRDPRETASLMPHPGQQHLHHANSHVHLHQTSQVQHVPANSVHQHRLSVSKILQREPPGSPASPGPREENGRTIHGGANGVQNNGINNSNHHNNHNNNNNNNNNNNNNNNLQHQAGLKFSIDNILKADFGRRITDPISLKKSRPKKVSSRPIDLTKDFLESATEATEKNSSETSSTTNATSGGVTTANPASNTPGPPVTDPGKQLPWPAWVYCTRYSDRPSSGRSPRTRRVKRSDGRGNGGTPEEKRPRTAFSGEQLARLKREFAENRYLTERRRQQLSRDLGLNEAQIKIWFQNKRAKIKKASGQKNPLALQLMAQGLYNHSTVPLTKEEEEQAAELQAK
- the LOC100577365 gene encoding homeobox protein invected isoform X1 produces the protein MSNTPPEGSTGLDSNDLHHEIRQNHLATRLELDDSEKRDQIRGSDAGNNPDSDCESDTSEVLSVGSEPTPTSVVGIRGCGSVRYDQESASSRGGDFRDEENTRTSATPSPSSSTSCNDAFYQRTTNHVPAPSPPAYSQPPSSPTASSVRSPASSSATASSPGRPEAIQDVIVPRYQSSHPPHLLPRYSSRETEIPDYPARVQHSLSHEIVYPTVDRLHRTPISVPLVTRLSLSPPSAMTVAGLQATTPVLHPTACRDPRETASLMPHPGQQHLHHANSHVHLHQTSQVQHVPANSVHQHRLSVSKILQREPPGSPASPGPREENGRTIHGGANGVQNNGINNSNHHNNHNNNNNNNNNNNNNNNLQHQAGLKFSIDNILKADFGRRITDPISLKKSRPKKVSSRPIDLTKDFLESATEATEKNSSETSSTTNATSGGVTTANPASNTPGPPVTDPGKQLPWPAWVYCTRYSDRPSSGRRSYRVAGPRTRRVKRSDGRGNGGTPEEKRPRTAFSGEQLARLKREFAENRYLTERRRQQLSRDLGLNEAQIKIWFQNKRAKIKKASGQKNPLALQLMAQGLYNHSTVPLTKEEEEQAAELQAK